In one window of Effusibacillus lacus DNA:
- a CDS encoding ABC transporter substrate-binding protein: MKRKTIEGLLLTGALLFATVGCGSEQPAEKTKIRLSEVIRSVFYAPQYVALEKGFFKEQGLEVELTTAWGGDKVMTAVLSNQADVGLVGAETTVFVNQQGATEPVVNFAQLTQRDGTFLVARQKIDNFNWSMTKGKSIIGSRNGSMPQMVSEFVQRKNGVNPKVDNTIIQNIAFDNQTAAFASGTGDFYQAFEPAASILEQQGKGHPVISLGKDSGKLPYTVFLAKDSFIKANPNTVQKFTNAIHKAQNWVQNATPEEIAEVMKPYFPQVEKDILVSVADRYKKADIWAQDPIIDKEEWENMHEVMRQAGELKTPGPYDKLVNTTFAEKAKQQVK; this comes from the coding sequence TTGAAACGGAAAACAATTGAGGGTCTGCTGCTGACTGGGGCGCTACTGTTTGCGACTGTAGGCTGCGGCTCGGAACAACCGGCTGAGAAAACAAAAATTCGTTTGTCGGAGGTCATTCGCTCTGTTTTTTATGCGCCTCAATATGTGGCGCTTGAGAAAGGATTCTTTAAGGAACAAGGGCTCGAAGTGGAGCTCACAACCGCATGGGGCGGAGACAAAGTCATGACCGCCGTCCTGTCCAATCAAGCGGACGTGGGTCTGGTCGGTGCTGAAACGACAGTCTTTGTCAATCAGCAAGGGGCAACGGAACCGGTTGTCAATTTCGCCCAACTCACCCAGCGGGATGGCACTTTCCTGGTCGCCCGACAGAAAATCGATAATTTCAACTGGTCAATGACCAAGGGAAAATCCATCATCGGTTCACGTAACGGCTCGATGCCGCAGATGGTCAGCGAATTCGTTCAACGGAAGAACGGCGTAAACCCGAAAGTGGACAACACCATCATTCAGAACATTGCTTTTGATAACCAAACGGCAGCATTCGCTTCGGGTACGGGAGACTTCTATCAGGCATTCGAACCGGCCGCTTCCATTCTGGAACAACAGGGAAAAGGCCATCCGGTGATTTCCCTTGGCAAGGACAGCGGAAAACTTCCGTACACCGTATTCTTGGCCAAGGACAGCTTCATTAAAGCCAACCCCAATACGGTCCAAAAGTTTACCAATGCAATTCACAAAGCGCAAAACTGGGTGCAAAACGCAACCCCGGAAGAAATTGCGGAAGTGATGAAGCCCTACTTCCCGCAGGTGGAGAAGGATATTCTCGTAAGTGTGGCTGACCGTTACAAGAAAGCGGATATATGGGCGCAAGACCCCATTATCGACAAAGAAGAATGGGAGAACATGCACGAGGTCATGAGGCAGGCAGGGGAATTGAAGACCCCTGGTCCTTACGACAAACTGGTGAATACAACATTTGCGGAGAAAGCCAAACAGCAGGTGAAGTAA
- a CDS encoding enoyl-CoA hydratase/isomerase family protein — protein sequence MSNQVEIVREGLVLRFTLNNPENGNEITGEMFEAMLAELRKETENPQTRILHIRATGDKFCTGRERSARSTEEMKTEVKRLVGFKQLLRKLPLITIAEVQGDAKGFGFGMAILCDFAIVSEDAVLSFPEIKMGLAPTAVMSYLSEYIPIRQAFSLVVTGEPISPKRASEMGLVSESVPRHRLSKRVEEIIHSILQLDEQAVTDCKEFFQTAIQNHFDVNAKLAIHSLTVGSLSMNERKNNKRGCV from the coding sequence TTGTCCAATCAGGTGGAAATCGTTCGTGAAGGACTTGTTCTTCGTTTTACACTGAACAACCCTGAAAACGGAAATGAAATTACTGGAGAAATGTTTGAGGCCATGCTTGCCGAACTTCGAAAGGAAACCGAAAATCCCCAGACTAGAATTCTTCATATCCGGGCAACCGGCGATAAATTTTGCACGGGGCGTGAACGTTCAGCCAGGTCCACAGAAGAAATGAAAACGGAAGTGAAACGTCTGGTTGGATTCAAACAACTGTTGCGAAAACTCCCGTTGATTACGATAGCGGAAGTCCAGGGTGATGCGAAAGGATTCGGGTTCGGCATGGCAATTCTTTGTGATTTTGCTATTGTGAGTGAAGATGCGGTCCTTTCCTTTCCCGAAATTAAAATGGGGTTAGCCCCAACTGCCGTAATGTCTTATCTAAGCGAATACATTCCGATTCGGCAAGCCTTTTCTTTAGTTGTTACCGGAGAACCCATTTCTCCAAAACGGGCAAGCGAAATGGGTCTGGTCAGCGAATCGGTCCCAAGACATCGTCTGTCAAAACGGGTAGAAGAAATTATCCACTCGATTCTTCAACTTGATGAGCAGGCGGTTACAGATTGCAAAGAATTTTTCCAGACGGCGATCCAGAACCATTTTGATGTCAATGCGAAACTTGCCATTCATTCATTGACAGTTGGCAGTCTCAGCATGAATGAACGGAAGAATAATAAGAGAGGTTGTGTGTAA
- a CDS encoding aldehyde dehydrogenase — translation MSSTLPTARLFINGEFCMSESGKTLEVINPATGEVIGHLSAADKVDVNRAVKAAKDSFESGVWSQISGRERAKVLNRFADLFEANLEELYRLETLNNGRPISETRAQISRLPDFFRYFAAEAWTHRDAVVPIEGPYLHYIQRIPLGVCALMTSFNHPLMILSKSLAPALATGNSVVIKPSEQTPFTTVRLVELLIEAGIPKGVVNLINGLGIEAGAPLADHPDVKKVVFTGGTEVGRSIGKSAANHFAKMTLELGGKGAVIIFDDMDLKRAVDGASFAAFIGAGQTCVCGSRILVQRSIYNKFLEAFKTKVNSIRYGDPFDPKTQLGPVISARSLDRILKMLDTARNQGAKVLTGGKVPTDAPKGGFFLEPTVFYDVTPEMEIANEEVFGPVTVVMPFDEEEDAIQIANGTRYGLAAGVWTNDVARSHRVASKLIFGMVWIQDHHRLDPASPWGGFKDSGVGRETGKESFEHFTETRAVTVNITGQTVDWYSPSDQPKRLN, via the coding sequence ATGTCGTCTACTCTGCCAACAGCCAGATTGTTTATCAACGGAGAATTTTGCATGTCAGAAAGCGGGAAAACTCTGGAAGTGATTAATCCTGCTACCGGGGAGGTTATCGGGCACCTATCGGCAGCGGATAAAGTAGATGTGAATCGTGCTGTTAAAGCGGCAAAAGATTCTTTCGAGAGTGGAGTATGGAGTCAAATTTCGGGACGTGAACGAGCTAAAGTTTTGAATCGTTTTGCAGATTTATTTGAAGCCAATTTAGAAGAATTGTATCGTTTGGAGACCCTGAACAACGGGCGCCCAATTTCCGAGACCCGCGCACAAATCAGCCGTTTACCTGATTTCTTTCGCTACTTTGCAGCAGAAGCATGGACTCACCGCGATGCTGTTGTCCCGATTGAGGGCCCTTACCTTCATTACATCCAGCGTATTCCCCTTGGTGTTTGCGCCCTCATGACATCTTTCAACCATCCTTTAATGATTCTTAGTAAATCGTTAGCCCCTGCTCTCGCAACTGGAAACAGTGTAGTTATTAAGCCGTCGGAACAAACGCCTTTTACAACAGTGCGTCTGGTTGAACTTTTGATTGAAGCCGGAATTCCAAAAGGGGTTGTCAATCTGATAAATGGTCTTGGAATTGAAGCAGGTGCTCCGCTTGCAGATCATCCGGACGTCAAAAAAGTTGTATTTACGGGTGGTACTGAGGTTGGACGCTCAATCGGCAAATCGGCAGCCAACCATTTTGCAAAAATGACTCTGGAGTTAGGCGGCAAAGGTGCAGTGATCATCTTTGATGACATGGATTTGAAACGTGCAGTGGACGGGGCTTCTTTTGCAGCTTTCATTGGAGCCGGTCAAACTTGTGTTTGTGGTTCTCGTATACTTGTTCAACGTTCGATCTACAACAAATTTCTTGAAGCGTTCAAAACAAAAGTGAACTCGATTCGGTATGGGGATCCGTTTGACCCCAAAACACAACTAGGTCCGGTAATTTCAGCCCGATCCCTGGATCGGATTCTGAAAATGTTGGATACTGCCCGGAATCAAGGCGCTAAAGTATTGACCGGCGGCAAGGTTCCGACCGATGCACCTAAAGGGGGCTTCTTCCTGGAGCCAACTGTCTTTTACGATGTAACGCCGGAAATGGAGATTGCAAACGAAGAAGTGTTCGGACCTGTTACGGTGGTCATGCCGTTCGATGAGGAAGAGGATGCAATCCAAATTGCAAACGGAACCCGATACGGGTTGGCTGCTGGCGTATGGACAAATGACGTGGCCCGCTCTCATCGTGTTGCTTCAAAGCTCATTTTCGGTATGGTATGGATTCAGGACCATCATCGTCTTGACCCCGCTTCTCCCTGGGGGGGCTTTAAAGATAGCGGGGTGGGTCGTGAAACCGGAAAAGAGTCGTTTGAACACTTTACGGAAACACGGGCTGTTACTGTTAACATCACTGGCCAAACAGTTGATTGGTATTCTCCCAGTGACCAACCGAAGCGTTTGAATTGA
- the hemA gene encoding glutamyl-tRNA reductase, translating into MNILAIGLNYRTAPVEIREKFAILEHDLEDALRRLVQAGCLAEAVVVSTCNRTEVYAVAYSANAGREEIIKFLADASGISREVFLPYLYIHADDLAVRHLFRVTCGLDSMVLGETQILGQVKDAFLFAQGLGTTGATFNNLFKRAVTLAKQAHSETEIGRYAVSVSYAAVELAKKIFEELTNKTVLIIGAGKMSELTAKHLYSSGARRVLVVNRTFERAKELADKFEGHALELKSIDLALKEADIVISSTGAEGYVVTKNQVGSAMKQRRFRPLFMIDIAVPRDLDPKINDLDNVFLYDIDDLEGVIAANLEERRKEARKIEQFLEQELVAFKQWQTERAAIPLIQALQKKAGGIQKSVMESLRNKLPNLTDREMKHLEKHTMSIVNQLLRDPIQQLKEMATEQQADLYLEVFSRIFALEETAESASKHSSPEPESPEPEGREKRQPQAAVTVAKSETYQNTKATVETQWFGGLSR; encoded by the coding sequence ATGAATATCCTCGCAATTGGACTGAATTACAGGACTGCCCCTGTTGAGATCCGGGAAAAATTTGCCATATTGGAGCATGATCTGGAAGACGCGCTCAGACGTCTTGTCCAAGCTGGTTGTCTGGCTGAAGCTGTGGTGGTGTCCACCTGCAACCGGACAGAAGTCTACGCTGTCGCCTATTCGGCAAATGCCGGACGGGAAGAAATCATAAAGTTTCTGGCTGATGCCTCAGGAATTTCCCGTGAGGTGTTTTTGCCATATCTGTATATCCACGCCGATGATCTGGCGGTTCGTCATTTGTTTCGCGTGACTTGCGGGTTGGATTCGATGGTGCTGGGGGAGACACAGATTCTCGGGCAAGTGAAGGACGCTTTTTTGTTCGCTCAGGGACTGGGCACTACCGGCGCCACTTTCAATAATTTGTTCAAACGGGCCGTTACTTTGGCCAAGCAGGCTCATTCGGAAACGGAGATTGGACGCTATGCGGTGTCGGTCTCTTACGCGGCTGTCGAATTGGCGAAAAAAATCTTCGAAGAGCTTACCAACAAGACCGTTCTGATTATAGGCGCCGGAAAAATGAGCGAGTTGACGGCCAAACACCTGTATTCATCGGGTGCTCGCCGTGTTCTTGTGGTAAACCGTACATTTGAGCGGGCCAAAGAGCTGGCTGACAAATTCGAAGGCCACGCCCTTGAGCTCAAGTCCATTGATCTGGCTCTGAAAGAGGCGGATATTGTCATTTCCTCAACTGGCGCCGAAGGGTATGTAGTAACGAAAAACCAGGTGGGAAGCGCCATGAAACAGCGCCGTTTTCGTCCGCTGTTCATGATCGACATCGCGGTTCCCCGTGACCTGGATCCGAAAATCAACGATCTTGACAATGTCTTTCTCTATGATATTGATGACCTGGAAGGCGTTATCGCGGCCAATCTGGAAGAACGACGCAAGGAAGCCCGGAAGATCGAGCAGTTTTTGGAGCAGGAATTGGTCGCGTTCAAACAATGGCAGACGGAACGGGCGGCCATTCCATTGATCCAGGCCCTGCAGAAAAAGGCGGGTGGCATTCAGAAATCGGTGATGGAAAGCCTTCGCAACAAACTGCCCAATCTGACGGATCGGGAAATGAAGCACTTGGAGAAGCACACCATGAGCATTGTCAACCAGTTGCTCCGGGACCCCATTCAACAATTGAAGGAGATGGCCACGGAGCAGCAGGCGGATCTGTATCTGGAAGTTTTTTCACGGATTTTTGCATTGGAAGAGACAGCGGAATCTGCGAGCAAACACTCTTCTCCCGAACCGGAATCTCCTGAACCTGAAGGCAGAGAGAAGCGGCAGCCGCAAGCGGCCGTTACGGTTGCCAAATCGGAAACCTACCAAAATACTAAAGCCACCGTCGAAACCCAGTGGTTCGGCGGGCTTTCCAGATAG
- a CDS encoding cytochrome C assembly family protein has translation MQVSVLLYDIMTFIYAVAVLLYFVDFIHPNLKANRFAFGLVFAVWIIQSVFFIMRMLELNYVPILTTFETMIFFSWILITFSLVINFFYKIDLFTFFTNVAGFAAVAFVTFTYKGATSLAASLQGNLLVLHISMALLSYACFLLATIFSIMYLIQEKLLKEKRWNDLFRRLPSLDQLEQFSHRLVVFGFPLLLTAMILGAIWYNARYDEILILDPKPVVSLLVLVNYGISIYLRVSAGWLGRRLAWINITGFVGVVINYLIVGEFFSDFHNWR, from the coding sequence ATGCAGGTGAGTGTCCTTCTGTACGATATCATGACATTTATTTACGCAGTCGCTGTACTGCTGTATTTTGTGGACTTCATTCATCCCAACCTGAAGGCGAACCGGTTTGCTTTCGGGTTGGTGTTTGCTGTCTGGATCATCCAGTCCGTTTTCTTTATCATGCGGATGCTGGAACTCAATTACGTTCCGATCCTGACCACTTTCGAGACGATGATCTTTTTCTCCTGGATCCTGATTACGTTCTCGCTGGTGATCAATTTTTTCTACAAAATCGATCTGTTCACATTCTTTACCAACGTGGCGGGTTTTGCAGCCGTGGCGTTCGTCACCTTCACCTACAAGGGGGCTACGTCTCTTGCCGCTTCCCTGCAGGGGAATCTGTTGGTTTTGCACATTTCAATGGCGCTTTTGAGCTATGCTTGTTTCTTGCTGGCTACCATCTTCTCCATCATGTACCTGATCCAGGAAAAACTGTTGAAAGAAAAGAGGTGGAACGACCTGTTCCGGCGTTTGCCTTCTCTGGATCAATTGGAGCAGTTCTCTCACCGGCTGGTGGTGTTTGGCTTCCCGCTCTTGCTGACTGCGATGATTCTGGGAGCCATTTGGTATAATGCAAGGTATGACGAGATTCTGATTCTCGATCCGAAACCGGTGGTCTCGTTGTTGGTGCTGGTGAACTACGGCATCTCCATCTATTTGCGGGTGTCTGCCGGCTGGCTCGGAAGAAGGTTGGCGTGGATCAACATCACCGGCTTTGTTGGAGTCGTCATCAATTATTTGATTGTCGGGGAATTTTTTTCCGATTTCCATAACTGGAGATGA
- a CDS encoding MFS transporter gives MATSLKLNETDSWRNITKTQWLVLLTTFLAWGLDGFDGNIFSLVIGSAMKDLLVNSGIEPTEKAIAFYGGMNITIYLIGWSLGALLFGILADYFGRVRVLMVSILVYALFTFACAFVDNWYTLAVFRFLTGLGSGVEWPIGAALIAESWNNRFRAKAAGIMMSGFAFGFFLSSFAFKYSQQISQLFGFEQSWRGMFLLGILPAFIVVFTRGKIHEPESFKKVKELRKALKNKRIEEISESDKRYKRFVLVQLFKPPYRRDSLLSIGMSIGGLFAFWAITGFTPSTIREILAAQGINGAAAVPLIANGSMMLYLGGMIGYASWGFIADKIGRKKGMALSFITTIIGTSYLYPFVKDYETFLLLLPVVGFGVFSFFSASAIYFAELFNTEVRTTAISLANNVGRFITSPGPFIVGTLYGWFGSYGVATAIVSSTVAFSLILLYFAKETWKQNSLESNTTSISG, from the coding sequence ATGGCAACTTCTCTCAAGTTAAATGAAACAGACAGTTGGCGGAACATAACGAAAACTCAATGGCTTGTATTACTTACTACATTTTTGGCTTGGGGACTCGATGGATTTGACGGCAATATCTTCAGTTTGGTGATTGGAAGCGCAATGAAAGATTTGTTGGTAAACTCCGGAATAGAACCAACAGAGAAGGCTATTGCGTTCTATGGCGGTATGAACATCACAATTTATCTGATTGGCTGGTCCCTGGGAGCTCTCTTGTTTGGTATCCTTGCAGATTACTTCGGACGGGTTCGAGTTCTGATGGTGAGTATTCTAGTGTATGCCTTATTTACTTTTGCCTGTGCTTTTGTAGATAACTGGTATACACTAGCAGTTTTCCGTTTCCTGACTGGCCTTGGATCTGGAGTGGAGTGGCCAATTGGGGCCGCGTTGATTGCAGAATCTTGGAACAATCGTTTCCGTGCCAAGGCAGCAGGAATTATGATGTCTGGTTTTGCGTTTGGATTTTTTCTAAGTTCGTTTGCATTTAAATATTCACAACAAATTTCACAACTGTTTGGCTTTGAACAATCCTGGCGCGGCATGTTCCTACTGGGCATTCTTCCTGCATTCATTGTGGTCTTTACACGTGGCAAAATCCATGAACCGGAATCTTTCAAGAAAGTAAAGGAACTCCGAAAAGCCTTGAAAAACAAGAGGATAGAAGAAATTTCCGAATCAGACAAAAGATACAAGCGGTTTGTTCTGGTACAACTTTTTAAACCGCCTTATAGGAGAGACTCATTATTATCCATTGGAATGAGTATCGGAGGACTATTTGCATTCTGGGCGATCACCGGTTTTACACCGAGCACGATTCGTGAAATATTGGCTGCACAAGGAATTAATGGTGCAGCAGCAGTACCCTTAATTGCCAACGGAAGTATGATGCTATATTTGGGCGGCATGATTGGTTATGCTTCGTGGGGATTTATTGCAGACAAAATCGGACGTAAAAAAGGAATGGCATTGTCCTTTATTACCACTATTATTGGGACCTCCTATCTGTACCCGTTTGTAAAAGATTATGAAACATTTTTGTTGCTTCTTCCGGTGGTTGGATTCGGGGTGTTTAGCTTCTTTAGCGCCAGTGCGATTTACTTTGCAGAGTTGTTTAATACGGAAGTCCGAACAACCGCTATCTCACTTGCAAATAACGTAGGACGTTTCATTACGAGTCCAGGACCGTTTATTGTCGGAACACTGTATGGATGGTTTGGAAGCTATGGGGTTGCTACCGCGATTGTCAGCTCAACTGTGGCATTCTCGCTTATTCTCTTATATTTTGCAAAAGAAACATGGAAACAAAACAGCTTGGAAAGCAACACAACATCAATTTCGGGATAA
- a CDS encoding helix-turn-helix domain-containing protein, protein MNIGEKIRKQRKLLGLTINDVAERVGVSTSLISQIENDKADPSLVTLKKIVHVLQIRFADLFNDESSMSPVVRKDQRKKIVLGKNAGIVQELLAPDIKRNLELLLITYKEGESSEGVLIHQGEECGLVLEGRLELTIGTDVYELEEGDSVYFNSDIPHSFKNIGKGPLKLVWIITPVTW, encoded by the coding sequence ATGAATATTGGAGAAAAAATTAGAAAACAAAGGAAGCTTCTGGGTCTCACCATCAATGATGTGGCAGAACGGGTAGGGGTAAGTACAAGCCTGATCAGTCAAATCGAAAACGATAAAGCAGACCCATCGCTGGTGACTCTAAAAAAAATTGTACATGTACTGCAAATCCGGTTTGCTGATTTATTTAATGATGAGTCCTCTATGAGTCCGGTCGTAAGAAAAGATCAACGAAAGAAAATCGTTCTTGGGAAAAATGCAGGAATTGTCCAAGAGTTGTTGGCCCCTGATATAAAACGAAATCTAGAATTGCTTTTAATTACTTACAAAGAAGGAGAATCAAGCGAAGGGGTTCTTATCCATCAAGGTGAAGAATGCGGGTTGGTCTTGGAAGGACGGTTGGAACTGACGATTGGAACAGATGTTTATGAGTTGGAAGAGGGGGATAGCGTCTATTTTAATTCAGATATTCCTCACAGCTTTAAAAATATAGGAAAAGGCCCACTCAAACTGGTGTGGATCATTACACCAGTAACTTGGTGA